One Aquisediminimonas profunda genomic region harbors:
- a CDS encoding heparinase II/III family protein: MDSDEHEEIPVGRRLVRAQSGGESLAERLTSQFYRLTWRTPLHALRLRGRYPLKLLAVPDDPVAGDASTGLAILRGELTWRGEKGECGRVDFGSESISPGFANYLQRFQWLRDLAAAGPRAQVAPVAEMLTRRWLSSHADRISEPAWRPDLWGWRILFWSTHAPLILSSTDLVYRSAVLNGLARGARHLDRSADRAPIGLQRIAAWAGIVAAGLLITGGGPRRSFGEAGLARALNTGFSADGGLVCRTPSGQLDVVMLLAMLCRVYDARRIELPAFLASALNLSVPSLLGVTLGDGGLSSWQGSLPIEASQVEAIIAATGVRTRPQRQARDWGYQRAAAGQTVVVMDAAPPPDRRVARGGCASTLAFELSDGAHRLIVNCGGANAGGAFISAGLANGLRTTAAHSTLILADSNSTAIHADGTLGRGVSEIALERQENEGSSRIEASHDGYVRRFGLIHKRTLLLSGDGRELRGDDVLLPSKAKQKPMTSAFAIRFHLAPGIEATPTADGMGALLRIERGALWQFRCRGGTLSIEESLWIDGDARPHNTVQLVVSGEASPGGASVGWALRRAG, encoded by the coding sequence ATGGATTCAGACGAACATGAAGAGATTCCGGTCGGCAGGCGTCTGGTCCGCGCACAAAGCGGTGGAGAATCACTTGCAGAAAGACTGACGAGCCAGTTTTATCGCCTCACTTGGCGCACTCCGCTTCATGCCTTGCGGTTACGTGGACGCTATCCGCTCAAATTGCTCGCGGTTCCCGACGATCCCGTTGCCGGCGACGCCTCGACCGGCCTGGCCATTTTGCGCGGCGAACTGACCTGGCGAGGGGAGAAGGGCGAGTGCGGTCGCGTCGACTTTGGCAGTGAAAGCATTTCACCAGGCTTCGCAAACTATCTGCAACGCTTTCAATGGCTGCGTGATCTTGCCGCCGCAGGCCCCCGCGCGCAGGTGGCACCGGTTGCAGAAATGCTCACCCGTCGATGGCTGAGCAGCCACGCCGACCGGATCAGCGAGCCGGCCTGGCGACCGGACCTTTGGGGCTGGCGCATCCTTTTCTGGTCGACGCACGCGCCGCTGATCCTGTCGAGCACGGATCTCGTCTATCGCTCGGCTGTCCTCAATGGCCTTGCCCGCGGCGCGCGCCATCTGGACCGGTCTGCTGACAGGGCACCGATTGGGCTGCAACGGATAGCGGCCTGGGCCGGGATTGTTGCGGCAGGCCTGCTGATTACCGGCGGCGGCCCTCGGCGAAGCTTTGGCGAAGCGGGCTTGGCGCGCGCCCTCAATACGGGCTTTTCTGCCGACGGCGGGCTCGTCTGCCGCACGCCGAGCGGCCAGCTCGATGTGGTCATGCTGCTTGCCATGCTCTGCCGGGTCTATGACGCCCGTCGGATAGAACTGCCAGCATTCCTTGCAAGCGCGCTCAATCTCTCGGTGCCCTCCCTTTTGGGTGTGACACTCGGAGACGGCGGGCTTTCCAGCTGGCAAGGCAGCCTTCCGATCGAAGCGTCGCAGGTTGAGGCAATCATTGCGGCCACAGGCGTGCGCACTCGGCCACAAAGACAGGCGCGCGATTGGGGTTATCAGCGGGCAGCGGCAGGACAAACTGTCGTCGTGATGGATGCCGCCCCTCCGCCAGACAGGCGCGTTGCGAGAGGGGGTTGCGCATCGACCCTGGCCTTTGAACTTTCCGACGGCGCGCATCGACTGATCGTCAATTGCGGCGGCGCCAATGCTGGAGGTGCATTCATTTCCGCAGGCCTTGCCAACGGCCTGAGGACGACTGCTGCCCATTCCACGTTGATCTTGGCCGACAGCAACTCGACTGCAATCCACGCAGATGGAACACTTGGCAGGGGCGTTTCGGAGATTGCGCTTGAACGTCAGGAAAATGAGGGCAGCAGTCGCATTGAGGCCAGCCATGATGGCTATGTCCGCCGATTTGGCTTGATCCACAAACGAACCTTGCTCCTGTCCGGGGATGGCCGCGAGTTGCGTGGCGACGATGTGCTGCTTCCGTCAAAGGCCAAGCAGAAGCCGATGACGTCGGCCTTTGCGATCCGGTTTCATCTGGCGCCGGGCATCGAAGCAACGCCCACGGCAGACGGCATGGGTGCATTGCTCAGGATCGAGCGCGGCGCATTATGGCAATTCCGCTGCCGCGGTGGGACCCTGTCGATTGAGGAAAGCCTGTGGATCGACGGCGACGCCCGGCCCCACAACACGGTTCAGCTGGTCGTCAGTGGTGAAGCATCGCCCGGCGGCGCAAGTGTCGGCTGGGCGCTGCGGCGCGCCGGCTAA
- the rplA gene encoding 50S ribosomal protein L1, giving the protein MTFQSKKAKKLAGTIDREKLHGVDEAISIIKANATSKFDETIEVAIALGVDPRHADQMVRGVVTLPKGTGKTVRVGVFARGDKAEEARAAGADVVGAEDLLEICQSGKIEFERCIATPDMMGLVGRLGKVLGPKGLMPNPKLGTVTPNVGEAVKAAKGGQIEYRVEKAGIIHAGIGKASFKAEDLRTNFDALVDAVVKSKPTGAKGKYLKKAALSSTMGPGVKLDVAELSAS; this is encoded by the coding sequence ATGACATTCCAGAGCAAGAAGGCGAAGAAGCTCGCTGGAACGATCGATCGTGAAAAGCTGCATGGCGTTGATGAAGCCATTTCGATCATCAAGGCCAACGCGACCTCCAAGTTCGATGAAACCATTGAAGTCGCGATCGCCCTGGGCGTTGACCCCCGACATGCCGACCAGATGGTGCGTGGCGTGGTGACACTTCCCAAGGGCACCGGCAAGACGGTGCGCGTCGGCGTTTTTGCCCGTGGCGACAAGGCTGAGGAAGCGCGTGCTGCCGGAGCGGACGTGGTTGGAGCGGAAGACCTTCTCGAGATCTGCCAGTCCGGCAAGATCGAGTTCGAGCGCTGCATTGCGACGCCGGACATGATGGGCCTGGTCGGACGCCTCGGCAAGGTGCTTGGTCCCAAAGGGCTGATGCCAAACCCGAAGCTTGGCACTGTCACGCCGAACGTTGGTGAAGCCGTGAAGGCTGCCAAGGGTGGCCAGATCGAGTATCGCGTCGAAAAGGCCGGGATCATTCACGCCGGCATCGGCAAGGCAAGCTTCAAGGCCGAAGACCTGCGCACCAATTTTGATGCGCTCGTCGATGCGGTCGTCAAGTCCAAGCCAACCGGTGCCAAAGGCAAGTATTTGAAGAAGGCTGCACTCAGCTCCACAATGGGGCCTGGCGTGAAGCTTGACGTCGCGGAATTGAGCGCGTCGTAA
- the secE gene encoding preprotein translocase subunit SecE: MAKVSPGEFIRQVRAETARVVWPSSRETVMTTVMVIIMTTVLGLFFFSLDSFFSWIVQSLLKLI; this comes from the coding sequence ATGGCCAAGGTCAGTCCAGGTGAGTTTATTCGGCAGGTCCGGGCAGAGACGGCGCGAGTCGTCTGGCCGTCGAGCCGTGAAACCGTGATGACGACCGTCATGGTCATCATCATGACGACTGTGCTTGGGCTGTTTTTCTTCAGTCTGGACAGTTTTTTCAGCTGGATCGTCCAGTCTCTCCTGAAACTGATCTGA
- a CDS encoding autotransporter domain-containing protein translates to MKSAIAAIVAGLAVAQPAFANTEPSGSVWSASISGGTAALDHNGDQPFVSVSLTRTFEDGYVRLSGTKIMSRDGQGLVGVVPSTTSQIALAGGRSFGSLSLDGYASFGWRKFGAEAFRRRNGQTIDISSNGKTNAIGGSLTYDVQLGEHAFLSPFISLDYSRVDTARAITLPLRGLVTQKEKQNGVTFTAGGSAQRTFGAADRHSIGLYAAFVTSSNTTAYNRGTSPIIASRLLGALDVPGTKDSWAEYGATASFAIAKPLRIDLSIVRTAGFGTAESTSGSAGLRLTF, encoded by the coding sequence ATGAAATCAGCTATTGCAGCCATCGTCGCCGGTCTTGCCGTTGCCCAACCAGCGTTTGCAAACACCGAACCGTCGGGCTCCGTCTGGTCGGCCAGCATATCCGGCGGAACCGCAGCACTGGACCATAATGGCGATCAGCCATTTGTCAGCGTCAGCCTGACGCGGACCTTCGAGGATGGTTATGTGCGCCTGTCGGGCACAAAGATCATGTCACGTGATGGGCAGGGCCTTGTTGGTGTCGTCCCATCGACAACCAGCCAGATCGCCCTTGCCGGTGGCAGAAGCTTCGGCTCCCTGAGCCTGGACGGCTATGCCTCCTTCGGCTGGCGGAAATTCGGCGCCGAGGCTTTCCGCAGACGAAACGGACAGACAATCGATATCTCGAGCAATGGAAAGACCAATGCGATCGGCGGGTCGCTGACTTATGACGTTCAGCTGGGCGAACATGCATTTCTTTCCCCCTTCATCTCGCTGGACTACAGTCGTGTCGATACGGCGCGCGCGATCACGCTGCCGCTGCGCGGACTTGTGACTCAAAAGGAAAAGCAGAACGGCGTGACGTTCACTGCCGGCGGCTCGGCGCAGCGGACGTTCGGGGCCGCGGATCGCCATAGCATCGGCCTCTATGCCGCGTTCGTTACCAGTTCCAATACAACAGCCTACAATCGCGGCACCTCGCCGATCATCGCTTCAAGACTGTTGGGCGCCCTTGATGTCCCAGGGACAAAGGACAGCTGGGCGGAATATGGCGCGACGGCGAGTTTCGCTATTGCAAAACCACTCCGAATCGATCTTTCGATCGTTCGAACGGCAGGATTTGGAACGGCAGAATCGACCTCCGGCTCAGCGGGGCTGCGGCTAACCTTTTGA
- the rpe gene encoding ribulose-phosphate 3-epimerase — MANPVLIAPSILSADFARLGDEVRAVDAAGADWIHVDVMDGHFVPNITIGPMVVKALRPHTEKVMDVHLMISPVDFMLDAFAEAGSDIITVHQEAGPHLHRTLQRIKALGKKAGVSLNPATPAKMLDYVLEDIDLVLVMSVNPGFGGQSFIESQLRKIEAIRKSIDKLGKDIRLEVDGGVDRSTAPRIIAAGADVLVAGTATFKGGQGAYAANIAALRG, encoded by the coding sequence ATGGCAAACCCCGTCCTCATTGCCCCATCGATCCTTTCTGCTGATTTTGCGCGCCTCGGAGACGAAGTGCGCGCAGTCGATGCGGCAGGTGCGGACTGGATCCATGTCGATGTGATGGACGGCCATTTTGTGCCCAACATCACGATCGGACCCATGGTGGTGAAGGCGCTTCGCCCGCATACCGAGAAGGTCATGGATGTCCACCTCATGATCTCGCCCGTCGACTTCATGCTGGATGCATTTGCGGAAGCCGGTTCCGATATCATCACGGTTCACCAGGAAGCGGGCCCGCATCTTCATCGCACACTGCAGCGGATCAAGGCACTTGGGAAGAAAGCGGGCGTGTCGCTCAATCCGGCGACGCCAGCCAAAATGCTCGACTATGTCCTCGAGGACATCGATCTGGTTCTTGTGATGAGCGTCAACCCCGGCTTTGGCGGGCAGAGCTTCATCGAAAGCCAGCTTCGCAAGATCGAGGCAATCCGCAAGTCGATCGACAAACTTGGCAAGGACATTCGCCTTGAGGTCGATGGCGGTGTTGATCGAAGCACGGCCCCAAGAATCATCGCAGCTGGAGCGGATGTTCTGGTTGCCGGGACGGCGACGTTCAAAGGCGGCCAGGGCGCCTATGCCGCCAACATTGCCGCGCTGCGCGGCTGA
- a CDS encoding RsmB/NOP family class I SAM-dependent RNA methyltransferase, whose amino-acid sequence MDKISGLAPRRAALTLLDAVLRRGMPLESALGNATRGLAKPEDKALARAIASETLRRLPDLDALIDSVTRQVLPHDSKARMVLRMALAQVLVMETPEHAAVATALPLVDGGPRRLVHGVLGTLLRQKASLPAQPTLPDPVRLRWDDALVALASAAMIEPPVIDLTLRDATETGLWTNRLGGESLMPGHVRIARGPAIAGLPGFAEGAWWVQNIAASLPARLLGPGNGRAVLDLCAAPGGKTMQLASADWAVTALDQDRARLVRLEDNLARTGLSARLVTADLMRWEPAEPVAAILLDAPCSSTGIFTRHPDVLYRVRPSDIAQLAELQAAMIARVATWLQPGGTLIYATCSLERQEGEDQVKVAEAAGLRLAPITSEAVGGGMVPDPGGWMRVLPVNHADGFFIARFDRP is encoded by the coding sequence ATGGACAAAATTTCCGGACTCGCGCCGCGTCGTGCTGCGCTCACTCTGCTCGATGCCGTGCTGCGACGCGGAATGCCGCTTGAATCGGCACTTGGCAACGCAACGCGCGGCCTCGCAAAGCCTGAAGACAAGGCGCTTGCACGCGCCATTGCCAGCGAGACGCTGCGCCGTCTGCCAGATCTTGATGCGCTCATCGACAGTGTGACACGCCAGGTATTGCCGCATGATTCAAAGGCGAGAATGGTTCTGCGGATGGCCCTGGCACAGGTGCTGGTGATGGAAACACCCGAGCATGCTGCTGTCGCGACGGCGCTTCCGCTGGTCGATGGTGGACCGCGGCGGCTGGTCCATGGGGTATTGGGCACGCTGTTGCGCCAAAAAGCATCGCTTCCCGCCCAGCCCACGTTGCCCGATCCGGTCCGCTTGCGCTGGGATGACGCGCTTGTGGCACTTGCCAGCGCTGCAATGATCGAACCGCCGGTGATTGACCTGACATTGCGCGACGCGACCGAGACAGGTCTTTGGACCAATCGACTAGGGGGGGAAAGCCTGATGCCGGGCCATGTTCGCATTGCCCGCGGGCCAGCGATTGCCGGTTTGCCGGGCTTTGCCGAAGGGGCCTGGTGGGTTCAGAATATCGCTGCGTCGTTGCCCGCACGTCTGCTTGGCCCGGGAAACGGGCGTGCCGTGCTGGACCTTTGCGCAGCGCCCGGCGGCAAGACCATGCAGTTGGCCTCAGCCGACTGGGCAGTGACAGCCCTGGACCAGGATCGCGCCCGCCTTGTCAGACTCGAAGACAATCTGGCGCGCACCGGCCTTTCGGCGCGGCTGGTAACGGCGGACCTGATGCGTTGGGAACCTGCTGAGCCAGTGGCAGCAATTCTGCTCGATGCACCCTGTTCCTCCACAGGGATATTCACCCGGCATCCGGACGTCCTCTATCGCGTCAGGCCAAGCGACATTGCACAGCTTGCCGAACTGCAGGCAGCGATGATTGCTCGGGTCGCGACCTGGCTGCAACCCGGCGGGACGCTGATCTACGCAACATGCTCGCTTGAGCGACAAGAAGGGGAAGACCAGGTCAAGGTGGCAGAAGCTGCCGGTTTGCGGCTTGCGCCTATCACCTCCGAAGCTGTTGGCGGCGGTATGGTGCCGGACCCCGGCGGCTGGATGCGCGTCCTGCCCGTCAACCATGCCGACGGTTTTTTCATCGCGCGCTTCGATCGGCCCTGA
- a CDS encoding DUF1674 domain-containing protein, with protein sequence MSGKRPSHVKAPAYLSKNPPVPQPQAVPRAAEPDPDRLDPVRYGDWELKGIAVDF encoded by the coding sequence ATGTCCGGCAAACGCCCCTCACACGTCAAGGCTCCGGCCTATCTGTCGAAGAACCCGCCTGTGCCGCAACCACAAGCCGTGCCCCGCGCGGCCGAGCCGGATCCCGACCGTCTCGACCCGGTGCGCTATGGCGATTGGGAACTGAAGGGCATCGCTGTCGATTTTTAG
- the nusG gene encoding transcription termination/antitermination protein NusG — protein sequence MSRWYIIHAYSGFENKVRDAIMADAARLGLEALVDAVEVPTETVTEVRRGKKVQAERKFFPGYVLAKLNMNDDVYHLVKNQPKVTGFLGSSGKPQPISEAEAARILNTKEAAAAAPKTRISVDYEIGDQVKVLDGPFASFNGLVEEIDFDKNRVKVSVSIFGRATPVELEFEQVERAK from the coding sequence ATGTCACGCTGGTACATCATTCACGCTTATTCGGGGTTCGAGAACAAGGTGCGCGACGCGATCATGGCTGACGCGGCGCGGCTTGGCCTTGAAGCGCTGGTCGATGCTGTCGAAGTGCCGACCGAAACGGTGACTGAAGTCCGCCGCGGCAAGAAGGTGCAGGCCGAACGCAAGTTCTTCCCGGGCTATGTCCTCGCAAAGCTGAACATGAATGACGATGTCTACCACCTCGTCAAGAACCAGCCCAAGGTCACGGGCTTTCTGGGATCGAGCGGCAAGCCTCAGCCGATCAGCGAAGCCGAAGCGGCCCGCATCCTGAATACCAAGGAAGCTGCTGCCGCTGCGCCGAAGACTCGCATTTCCGTCGATTACGAGATTGGCGATCAGGTCAAGGTCCTCGATGGACCCTTTGCCAGCTTCAATGGGCTTGTCGAGGAAATCGACTTCGACAAGAACAGGGTCAAGGTTTCCGTCTCCATTTTCGGTCGCGCAACGCCGGTCGAACTCGAATTCGAGCAGGTGGAACGGGCCAAATAG
- the rplJ gene encoding 50S ribosomal protein L10, whose product MDRAQKPIVVEELNRTFNEVNVVVVTRNLGLTVAQSTALRLKMREGGATYKVTKNSLAKIATKGTVYESISDLLTGPIALASSIDPVAAAKIVVEFAKTNDKLEIVGGAMGSTVLDVNGVKALATMPSLDELRAKIVGLVQAPATKVVQIVQAPAGQLARVFGAYAAKEAA is encoded by the coding sequence ATGGATCGTGCTCAAAAACCGATAGTGGTCGAAGAGCTGAACCGCACCTTCAACGAGGTCAATGTGGTGGTTGTCACCCGTAACCTCGGCCTGACTGTCGCCCAGTCGACAGCACTCAGGCTTAAGATGCGCGAAGGCGGAGCGACTTACAAGGTTACGAAGAACAGTCTCGCCAAGATCGCAACCAAGGGCACAGTGTATGAATCGATCAGCGACCTGCTGACCGGTCCCATTGCACTGGCCTCCTCCATTGACCCGGTGGCAGCTGCAAAGATTGTCGTCGAGTTCGCCAAGACGAACGACAAGCTCGAAATCGTCGGCGGCGCAATGGGGAGCACAGTCCTTGATGTGAACGGCGTGAAGGCCTTGGCAACAATGCCTTCACTGGATGAACTGCGCGCCAAGATCGTGGGCCTTGTACAGGCACCTGCGACGAAGGTCGTCCAGATCGTTCAGGCTCCGGCTGGCCAGTTGGCCCGTGTCTTTGGCGCTTATGCCGCCAAGGAAGCTGCGTAA
- a CDS encoding glutathione S-transferase family protein, with protein MAGDMKLIGQYDSPFVRRVAVALQTYGIAYDHVPWSTFGDGDLVAQHNPLKRVPALVLDNGEVLIESGAILDYLDESVGADRALLPKSGAPRRAALRRIALMTGAADKAVSFFYAKLFSTALDPDFVSRCEGQIRTALAAIDRECGARAGDWWHGPTPGHDDIAVACVTRFIREAYPDLFDAEALPALANHCARAEALPVFSAVEQTFTPPKG; from the coding sequence ATGGCTGGCGATATGAAGCTGATCGGACAATATGACTCCCCCTTTGTCCGTAGGGTCGCAGTCGCGCTGCAGACCTACGGTATCGCCTATGATCATGTGCCTTGGTCGACATTTGGCGATGGTGATCTGGTCGCACAGCATAATCCGTTGAAGCGTGTTCCGGCCCTGGTGCTCGACAATGGTGAAGTGTTGATCGAAAGCGGGGCGATCCTTGACTATCTCGATGAAAGCGTCGGCGCGGACCGCGCACTGCTTCCAAAATCTGGCGCTCCGCGCCGGGCGGCACTTCGGCGTATCGCATTGATGACGGGCGCTGCAGACAAGGCCGTCTCATTCTTCTACGCAAAGCTTTTCTCCACCGCCCTTGACCCTGACTTCGTATCCCGCTGCGAAGGGCAGATCCGCACAGCGCTGGCAGCAATCGATCGCGAATGTGGCGCGCGCGCGGGGGATTGGTGGCACGGACCGACACCTGGCCATGACGATATTGCGGTTGCCTGCGTCACCCGCTTCATCCGCGAAGCCTATCCTGACCTTTTTGATGCTGAAGCTCTTCCCGCGCTTGCCAACCATTGCGCCAGGGCAGAGGCACTCCCGGTCTTTTCAGCTGTCGAACAGACCTTCACCCCGCCCAAGGGTTAG
- the rplL gene encoding 50S ribosomal protein L7/L12: protein MADLNKIVEDLSALTVMEAAELSKLLEEKWGVSAAAAVAVAAPAAGGAAAPAAEEQTEFDVILTGDGGNKIAVIKEVRAITGLGLTEAKAAVEAAPKAIKEGVSKDEAAKVKAQLEAAGATVELK, encoded by the coding sequence ATGGCTGATTTGAACAAGATTGTAGAAGACCTTTCCGCCCTTACCGTCATGGAAGCGGCTGAACTTTCGAAGCTGCTCGAAGAAAAGTGGGGCGTTTCGGCTGCTGCTGCTGTCGCTGTTGCGGCACCGGCTGCTGGCGGCGCTGCTGCACCGGCTGCTGAAGAGCAGACCGAATTCGATGTCATCCTGACCGGTGACGGCGGCAACAAGATCGCCGTCATCAAGGAAGTCCGTGCCATCACCGGCCTGGGCCTCACCGAAGCCAAGGCCGCTGTTGAAGCTGCGCCGAAGGCGATCAAGGAAGGCGTTTCGAAGGACGAGGCCGCCAAGGTCAAGGCTCAGCTCGAAGCCGCTGGTGCGACTGTCGAACTGAAGTAA
- the purH gene encoding bifunctional phosphoribosylaminoimidazolecarboxamide formyltransferase/IMP cyclohydrolase, translating into MTDVKIKRALLSVSDKTGLAQLGAALARHGVELVSTGGTAKALRDAGLHVMDISDLTGFPEMMDGRVKTLHPKVHGGLLAVRDNPEHLAAMEAHDIGAIDLVVVNLYPFAQTVAKGAGREEIIENIDIGGPSMVRSAAKNHASVAIVTDPADYGELISAMDAKQGATGYDFRRRLAAKAYAATATYDAMISQWFAFADQHQAFPDTLAVTGHKREELRYGENPHQSAALYIPSGPHARGIAQAEQLQGKELSYNNYNDADAALELVSEFRDGPPTVVIVKHANPCGVATADTLLEAYQAALACDSVSAFGGIIAVNRPLDAETAEAMAGIFTEVVAAPDASDEAKAVFARKKNLRLLLTGELPDPAREGLSLKTIAGGYLVQSRDNGQITREMLKTVTRRAPTAQELADCLFAWTVAKHVKSNAIVYAKDGSTAGIGAGQMNRLESARIAAWKARDAADKAGWVEPRTIGSAVASDAFFPFADGLLAAVEAGATAVIQPGGSIRDDEVIQAADDAGLAMVFTGMRHFRH; encoded by the coding sequence ATGACGGACGTGAAGATCAAGCGGGCGCTGTTGAGTGTTTCGGACAAGACCGGCCTGGCACAGCTCGGCGCTGCACTGGCGCGACACGGTGTGGAGCTGGTCTCGACCGGCGGCACAGCAAAGGCGCTGAGGGACGCAGGCTTGCACGTCATGGATATCTCGGACCTGACCGGCTTTCCCGAAATGATGGATGGCCGTGTGAAAACCCTGCATCCAAAGGTCCATGGGGGCTTGCTCGCCGTGCGTGACAATCCGGAGCATTTGGCTGCGATGGAGGCTCATGACATTGGCGCGATCGACCTTGTCGTCGTCAATCTCTATCCCTTTGCGCAAACGGTCGCAAAAGGGGCCGGGCGCGAAGAGATTATCGAGAATATCGATATCGGCGGTCCTTCGATGGTCCGGTCCGCGGCGAAAAACCATGCTTCGGTCGCAATCGTGACCGATCCTGCAGACTATGGCGAATTGATAAGTGCCATGGACGCGAAACAGGGCGCCACAGGTTACGACTTCCGTCGCAGGCTCGCGGCAAAGGCCTATGCAGCAACCGCAACCTATGATGCGATGATCAGCCAGTGGTTCGCCTTTGCAGACCAGCACCAGGCATTCCCTGACACACTCGCTGTGACGGGCCACAAGCGTGAGGAGTTGCGCTATGGCGAAAATCCGCACCAGTCGGCGGCGCTCTATATCCCGTCGGGTCCCCATGCGCGTGGTATCGCGCAGGCAGAACAGCTTCAGGGCAAGGAGCTTTCCTACAACAACTATAACGATGCTGATGCAGCGCTCGAGCTGGTCAGCGAATTCCGCGATGGGCCGCCCACGGTCGTCATCGTCAAACACGCCAATCCGTGCGGCGTCGCGACTGCCGATACCTTACTCGAGGCGTATCAGGCGGCGCTCGCCTGTGATTCCGTTTCTGCCTTTGGGGGAATCATAGCGGTCAACCGCCCGCTCGATGCGGAAACGGCCGAGGCAATGGCGGGTATTTTCACCGAAGTCGTGGCGGCGCCTGACGCAAGCGACGAAGCAAAGGCCGTCTTTGCCCGGAAGAAGAACCTGCGCCTCTTGCTGACCGGCGAATTGCCTGACCCGGCGCGAGAGGGGCTCAGCCTCAAGACGATTGCCGGGGGCTATCTTGTTCAATCCCGTGACAATGGGCAGATCACACGGGAGATGCTCAAGACCGTCACACGGCGCGCACCGACCGCTCAAGAACTGGCCGACTGCCTTTTCGCCTGGACAGTCGCCAAGCATGTCAAATCCAATGCCATTGTCTATGCCAAGGATGGCAGCACTGCGGGTATCGGGGCGGGTCAGATGAACCGCCTGGAATCTGCCCGCATCGCAGCCTGGAAAGCGCGCGATGCCGCGGACAAGGCTGGGTGGGTGGAGCCTCGTACCATCGGTTCAGCTGTTGCATCTGACGCATTTTTTCCATTTGCGGATGGCCTGCTGGCCGCAGTCGAGGCTGGTGCAACGGCGGTGATCCAGCCCGGTGGTTCGATCCGGGATGACGAAGTGATACAGGCTGCCGATGATGCCGGGCTTGCAATGGTGTTTACGGGCATGCGGCATTTCCGGCACTGA
- a CDS encoding sigma-70 family RNA polymerase sigma factor, giving the protein MTDVLMSPVTPQAAEDDTLMARVAARDAAAFRALIEAHAGKAHRIGWRMLGDVVEAEDVAQEAMLKLWEQADKWQAGGAGVGAWLNRVATNLCLDRLRRRRFSSDEDVPERVDETPLADARIDADWMRNRAMQAVQALPDRQRAAIVLTYYEECSNLAAAEILNLNIKAFESLLLRARQALKSGLGDVRLARQGGAA; this is encoded by the coding sequence GTGACTGATGTGCTGATGAGCCCTGTGACACCGCAAGCTGCGGAGGATGATACGCTGATGGCCCGTGTCGCTGCGCGCGACGCCGCGGCCTTTCGCGCATTGATCGAGGCTCACGCGGGCAAGGCCCACCGCATCGGCTGGCGCATGCTCGGAGATGTTGTCGAGGCCGAAGATGTGGCACAGGAAGCAATGCTGAAATTATGGGAACAGGCAGATAAATGGCAGGCGGGTGGCGCGGGCGTCGGTGCCTGGCTGAACCGCGTCGCTACAAATCTCTGTCTCGACCGGCTTCGCCGCCGTCGCTTCTCAAGCGATGAGGACGTTCCCGAGCGGGTTGACGAAACGCCGCTTGCCGATGCGCGGATCGATGCGGACTGGATGCGAAATCGGGCCATGCAGGCTGTGCAGGCACTGCCTGATCGTCAGCGCGCGGCCATTGTGCTGACTTACTATGAGGAATGTTCGAACCTCGCTGCAGCCGAGATTCTGAACCTCAACATCAAGGCGTTCGAATCACTGTTGCTGCGCGCGCGCCAGGCATTGAAGTCAGGGCTGGGCGATGTGCGCCTGGCTCGGCAGGGAGGTGCAGCGTGA
- the rplK gene encoding 50S ribosomal protein L11: MAKKISGYIKLQVPAGAANPSPPIGPALGQRGVNIMEFCKAFNAATGDLEKNMPIPTIITVYADKSFSFATKSPPATFLIKKALNLKSGSKEPGKVSAGKIKMSQLAEIAQVKMADLNANDIDAAVQIIAGSARAMGLEVVEG, translated from the coding sequence ATGGCTAAGAAGATCAGCGGCTATATCAAGCTGCAAGTGCCAGCGGGGGCTGCAAACCCGTCACCGCCAATCGGCCCTGCCCTGGGTCAGCGCGGCGTGAACATCATGGAATTCTGCAAGGCGTTCAATGCCGCCACCGGCGATCTTGAAAAGAACATGCCGATTCCGACGATCATCACTGTCTATGCGGACAAGAGCTTCTCCTTCGCGACGAAGAGCCCGCCTGCGACCTTCCTCATCAAGAAGGCCCTGAACCTCAAGTCCGGTTCGAAGGAGCCGGGCAAGGTGTCTGCAGGAAAGATCAAGATGTCCCAGCTTGCCGAAATCGCGCAAGTGAAGATGGCTGATCTCAATGCGAATGACATCGATGCGGCTGTCCAGATCATTGCCGGGTCCGCCCGCGCAATGGGCCTCGAAGTGGTGGAGGGCTGA